In Microbacterium sp. SLBN-146, one genomic interval encodes:
- a CDS encoding ABC transporter ATP-binding protein — protein sequence MSTHESGRTRRHAAPKPEGGPVLSVKNLGVEFWVGGSWAAAAKHVTYNLEAGKVLAIVGESGSGKSTSSMAIMGLLPKNARVQGSAVLAGRELIGAPDKVQRQVRGEGIAAIFQEPMTALNPVYTIGFQISEVLLTHRPGMTRGQAKERALEMLRLVEMPDPPKAYNSYPHQLSGGQRQRAMIAQSIALDPRVLIADEPTTALDVTVQAEILDLLRNLHQKLDSAIILITHDMGVVADMADDVMVMKDGDVVEYGAAEKIFADAEHPYTRALMASVPHLGLGSAGEEVASVRDDTTAALVLDRLSIDYPKRGRVPAFRAVSDASLTIQPGEVLGLVGESGSGKTTIARAVVGLLPIAEGQLRVAGQEMVGVDTKQLRAVRRKLGIVFQDPGSSLNPRWPVGESIGEPLVLAGRAKKEISGRVEELLDMVELPRDFRNRYPHELSGGQRQRIGIARALALDPTVLVADEPTSALDVSVQARVLELLQQIQKEKQFATLFVTHDLAVVDLLADRIAVMQHGRIVEQGTKDQILRNPQDPYTQRLIAAVPVPDPAEQRQRRQARAALLASQK from the coding sequence ATGAGCACCCATGAGAGCGGCCGCACGCGTCGCCACGCAGCACCGAAGCCTGAGGGCGGTCCTGTCCTCTCCGTCAAGAACCTCGGCGTCGAGTTCTGGGTCGGCGGGTCATGGGCCGCGGCGGCCAAGCACGTCACCTACAATCTCGAAGCCGGGAAGGTCCTCGCGATCGTCGGTGAGTCGGGCTCCGGAAAGAGCACGAGCTCGATGGCGATCATGGGACTCCTCCCGAAGAACGCCCGAGTGCAGGGGAGCGCGGTCCTCGCGGGGCGAGAGCTCATCGGGGCACCCGACAAGGTTCAGCGACAGGTGCGCGGCGAGGGCATCGCGGCGATCTTCCAGGAGCCGATGACGGCGCTCAACCCCGTGTACACGATCGGCTTCCAGATCTCCGAGGTCCTCCTCACGCACCGCCCCGGCATGACCCGGGGCCAAGCGAAGGAGCGCGCGCTCGAGATGCTCCGCCTCGTCGAGATGCCCGACCCGCCCAAGGCGTACAACTCGTACCCCCACCAGCTCTCCGGCGGCCAGCGTCAGCGTGCCATGATCGCGCAGTCGATCGCGCTCGATCCCCGTGTCCTCATCGCCGACGAGCCGACGACCGCCCTCGATGTGACGGTCCAGGCGGAGATCCTCGATCTGCTGCGGAACCTGCACCAGAAGCTCGACTCGGCGATCATCCTCATCACGCATGACATGGGTGTCGTCGCCGACATGGCCGACGACGTCATGGTCATGAAGGACGGCGACGTCGTCGAGTACGGCGCTGCCGAGAAGATCTTCGCCGACGCCGAGCACCCCTACACGCGCGCCCTCATGGCGTCCGTGCCGCACCTCGGCCTCGGATCCGCGGGCGAAGAGGTCGCGAGCGTCCGCGACGACACGACTGCCGCGCTCGTGCTCGACCGACTCAGCATCGATTACCCCAAGCGCGGCCGGGTTCCTGCTTTCCGTGCCGTCTCGGATGCGTCGCTCACGATCCAGCCGGGAGAGGTCCTCGGCCTCGTCGGCGAATCGGGCTCTGGAAAGACGACGATCGCGCGTGCCGTCGTCGGCCTCCTCCCCATCGCGGAGGGACAGCTCCGTGTCGCGGGCCAGGAGATGGTCGGTGTCGACACGAAGCAGCTTCGAGCGGTCCGGCGGAAGCTCGGCATCGTCTTCCAGGATCCTGGATCGTCGCTCAACCCGCGCTGGCCCGTGGGTGAGTCGATCGGAGAACCGCTCGTCCTGGCGGGACGCGCGAAGAAGGAGATCTCCGGGCGGGTCGAGGAGCTTCTCGACATGGTGGAGCTTCCGCGCGACTTCCGCAACCGCTACCCGCACGAGCTCTCGGGTGGCCAGCGGCAGCGCATCGGCATCGCGCGCGCCCTCGCGCTCGATCCGACGGTGCTCGTGGCGGACGAGCCGACCAGCGCGCTCGACGTCTCCGTGCAGGCGCGCGTGCTCGAGCTCCTCCAGCAGATCCAGAAGGAGAAGCAGTTCGCGACGCTGTTCGTGACGCACGACCTCGCCGTCGTCGACCTCCTCGCCGACCGGATCGCCGTCATGCAGCATGGGCGGATCGTGGAGCAGGGGACGAAGGACCAGATCCTGCGCAATCCGCAGGACCCGTACACGCAGCGCCTCATCGCAGCCGTCCCGGTTCCCGATCCGGCCGAGCAGCGCCAGCGTCGTCAGGCGCGCGCTGCCCTGTTGGCATCCCAGAAGTAG